TAAACTAGCAATCCACAAGAGCTAACCTAAAGCAATTGTGGATTGCTTTTTTTTAACGCGAGTGACTTTTGACACCCATTCCGATATTGCGATGATAGGCTCCTTTAATGCGTTGTTCTTGCATCTCTCGAGAGCGTTTAATGATGTCTATTCCTTTTTCAACGTGATCGGCCATATAGCGCTGATAAACAGACTCTGAACTTTTTTTGGTCTTTACTCCAAAGTTAGCTAGTGGTAGATCAGAAACGAGTAGAAGAGCTCCTAATGTAAACTTGCGCTTATAGCTTGCTGAAAATAATGTGGCACATTCCATTTCAATGGCTTGTGCTTTTGTGGCTTTGAGTAAGTTCTTAAACTCTTCATTGAACTCCCAAAAACGCATATTTGTCGTATAGGTGATGCCAATATGATAAACCGCTTTTTGCAGTTCCAATACATCGGTTACCGCTTTTTGCATCAAAAAATTAGATAAAGCGGGCACAT
This is a stretch of genomic DNA from Candidatus Rhabdochlamydia oedothoracis. It encodes these proteins:
- a CDS encoding AMP nucleosidase yields the protein MREEITEEQFAIETLERYSGCEVAKFQSNLLLTNFPRYVEYFAKSRSVSVIEGSMFKVAHCPAEDISILDFKIGSPAAALVVDLCSFLPIKASLLLGMCGGLRRRYQIGDYLVPVASIRGEGTSDFYFPSDVPALSNFLMQKAVTDVLELQKAVYHIGITYTTNMRFWEFNEEFKNLLKATKAQAIEMECATLFSASYKRKFTLGALLLVSDLPLANFGVKTKKSSESVYQRYMADHVEKGIDIIKRSREMQEQRIKGAYHRNIGMGVKSHSR